Below is a window of Leifsonia sp. NPDC080035 DNA.
CTGGTCAGCTCGGTCCTCGTGAACGAGGGCGGCGGCATCCATGTCGACGGCGACGGCACGGTCCTGCTCACCGAGACCGTCCAGCTCGACCCGCGCCGCAACCCGTACGCGGACAGGGCGCGCGTCGAAGCGGAGCTCGCCCGCACGATCGGGGCGACCCATCCGATCTGGCTGCCGCGCGGGCTCACCCGCGACTACGACGAGTTCGGCACGAACGGTCACGTCGACATCGTCGCGACCATCCCCTCCCCCGGCCGGCTGCTGCTGCACACCCAGCGGAACCCCAAGCACCCCGATTTCGAGGTCTCGCGCGAGCTGCGCGCCTTCCTCTCCGGCACCACCGACGCGGCGGGCCGTGCCTGGGACATCGTCGAGCTGCCCGCCCCGGAGACCCTGCGCGATGAGGAAGGCTTCGTCGACTGGAGCTACGTGAACCACCTCGTCGTGAACGGCGGGATCGTCGCCTGCGGCTTCGGCGAGGAGCGGGCCGACGCCGAGGCGACCGAAATCCTCGAGGCCGCCTACCCTGGCCGCCGGGTGACCATGGTGGACTCGCGCCCGATCTTCGCGCGCGGCGGCGGCATCCACTGCATCACCCAGCAGCAGCCGGCGGTGACCGCATGAGCGTCGACGTCGCCGCCCCTCACAACTCCGGACTGGTCTCCGCATCCGCGGCCGGATCTCCGTTCGAACGGACATCCGCGCGGCGTGTCGAACACATCCTCCGGATGAAGGAACGGTCCACCTCATGAGCTTCGACGTCGTCGAGACCGGGATCGCCGAGCTGCGGCGAGCGCTCGAGGCCGGCGAGGTCACCGCCGTCGAGCTGGTGGATGCCTACCAGGCACGCATCGACGCCTACGACGCGGCCGGTCCGCACCTGAACGCGGTCGTCGTCCGCAACCCGGACGCCCGCGCCGAGGCCGCCGCGTCCGACGAGCGGCGCGCCCGCGGCGAGACGCGCGGTCCGCTCGATGGCATCCCGTACACCGCCAAGGACAGTTACCTCGCCGCGGGTCTCACCGCGGCCGCGGGGTCCCCCGCGTTCGAGCACCTGATCGCCCAGCGCGACGCCTTCACGATCGAGCGGCTGCGGGCGGGCGGGGCCATCCTGCTCGGCCTCACCAACATGCCGCCGATGGCGAACGGCGGGATGCAGCGCGGCGTCTACGGTCGCGCCGAGAGCCCGTACAACGGCGACTACCTGACCGCAGCGTTCGGCTCCGGCTCGTCCAACGGCTCCGGCACCGCGACCGCCGCCAGCTTCGCCGCCTTCGGCCTGGGCGAGGAGACCTGGTCGTCCGGGCGCGCACCCGCGTCCAACAACGCGCTGTGCGCGTACACGCCCTCGCGCGGCGTGATCTCGGTGCGCGGCAACTGGCCGCTGGTGCCGACGATGGATGTCGTCGTCCCGCACACCCGCAGCATGGCGGACCTGCTGGAGGTGCTCGACGTGATCGTCGCCGACGACGCCGAGACCCGCGGCGACTTCTGGCGCGTGCAGCCGTGGGTGAGCATCCCCGCCGCGTCCGCGCTGCGCCCGGACTCGTATCCCGCCCTCGCCGGATCGCGCTCGCTCGCGGGCGTCCGCGTCGGCATCCCGCGCATGTACATCAACGCCGACGACGAGGCCGGCACGGCCGAACACCCCGGCATCGGCGGTCCCACCGGCCGGCGGATCGAGACCCGGCCCTCCGTGATCGAGCTGTGGGAGGCGGCCCGTCGGGACCTCGAGGCGGCCGGCGCCGAGGTGGTCGAGACCGACTTCCCCGTCGTCTCGAACTACGAGGGCGACCGTCCCGGCGCTCCGACCATCGCCACGCGGGGACTCGTGAGCCCCGAGTACCTGCGCAGCGAGATCGTCGACCTCTCGGCGTGGGGATGGGAGGACTTCCTCGCCGCGAACGGCGACCCGGCGCTGAGCACGCTCGCGGACGTGGACGGCGCACGCATCTTCCCGCACCCGGAGGGCGCGCTCCCCGACCGCTACACCGGCTTCGACGACGACATCGCGGAGTACCCGGCCTGGGTGCGCGAGCATCCCGGCGCGACGATGGAGAGCATCCCGCACCTGGCAGACGGGGTCCGCGGGCTGGAGGAGACCCGTCGCGTCGACCTGGAGGAGTGGATGGACGGCCTCGGCCTCGACGCGGTGGTGTTCCCGGCCGTGGCGGACGTGGGACCGGCGGACATGGACGTGAACCCGGCGTCCGCGGACCTCGGCTGGCGCAACGGCGTCTGGGTCGCCAACGGCAACCTCGTCCCCCGGCACCTCGGCATCCCGACGGTCACCGTATCCATGGGCACGATGTCCGACATCGGGATGCCCGTCGGGCTCACGTTCGCCGGCCGCGCCTACGACGACGCGGCGCTCCTGACGCTGGCCGCCGCCTTCGAGGCGACCGGCAGCCGCCGCACGGAGCCGCCGCGCACGCCGCGCCTGGGGTAGCCCGCGGCATCCCCCCAGCGACGGAGAAGGATGCGCCTTCCGGCGGACGACCGCCGGACGCGGGGCTGCGAGCGTGGAGGGATGCATCCCCTCCGCCTCGCCCGTGCCGCCATCGCCGCCTCCGCCGCGCTCGCCCTGCTCGGCGGTCTCGCCGGCTGCTCCGCCGCGGTCGCAGGCGCACCGTCGGCACCGGCCCCCGCGCGCTCGGCCGTCTCCGACAGCAGCGAGCTCACGGACGCGGACGGCTACATCCCCGACGGCTCGTCCCTCCCGCTGGACAGCGACCGGCCCGCGGTCACGCGCCTCGACCCGGCGCTGCGCTCGGCGTTGAACGCCGCCGCGGCGGCGGCACAGCAGGAGCGCGGCACCGCGATCACCATCGCCGACGGTTGGCGGTCGGAGCGCTACCAGGAGTACTTGTTCGCCCAGGCCGTGCGGAAATACGGGAGCGAGGACGAGGCCCTGCGCTGGGCCAAGCGCGGCTCCGACTCCGAGCACGTCGCAGGCCGGGCGGTGGACATCGCGACCGCCGACGCGATGGACTTCCTCAGCAGGTTCGGCGCCGAGTGGGGGCTCTGCCAGCGCTACGCCAACGAGGCGTGGCACTTCGAGCTGCTCACGGAGCCCGGCGGCGAGTGCCCCGCGCAGGACGCCGACGGCCGCGGGTGAGGGTCGTAGCTTCAGTTTCCCCCACCGTGCGAAAGGACGACCTTGCCCGACAGAAGGCCGATCATGACGTCGGACCCGTTCGCACGGAAGAATTCAGGCGCATCGAAGAGCGTCGTGTGCGGGGCCGAGTCTGTCGTGCAGGTTTTCGATCTGTCAGGCGGCGCAAGCGCGACGGTCGACTCGAGAAACCCCTCGGGCACAGTCATCTTCGTTGCTCGCTCCGGACAGCTTGAACTCCCGAAGAGAACGATGCCGATGTGCTTTCCGTCCGTGGTCCAGACGGCATAGTCGGTCCCGGGTTCTGTGCCGGGCGGCGCGTAGGTCCCGTCCGGGACACCGGCGAAGTCCTCAACGGGCCGGATCTCCTGAGAAGTCGGGGATGGAGCCGCACAACCCATCAAGACCACGGCCACGACTCCGACGCACGCCACTCCGGCAAAGCGCCGTCGGCGCTGGCGGTCGATCACGTTGCTAGCTTTCATCGTCCTTCTCGTGGCTCGTCGGGCGCGTTCTGAGCAATGATGTCCAGGACTCGCTTCTTGTTCTCGGACAAGAGATCGCGAATCCGAGCCAGGTCATCGGCGTTCGCTGCCATGACGGCGATTTGATTGCTCCATTCCTGGTCGTACAACGCTTGCTTGAATCCGCTGGACTCCTGACATGTGGCGTCGGCCGTTGCTATCCGGATCTCCTCGGCAGTGATTGCGCTTTCGGCCTCCCCATCCCCGACGAGCCCGAACTGCTGACTGAGCCCGGGCGTTGGCATCTCATCGGGGTTTGCTGGAAGGTCGGCGATCCCCTCTGGCTCCATGCATGCCCGCCAGTCGGCGGCCGCCTTGACGACCACGTCGCTCGTTCTCGCTTCGTCGAGAGCGTCATTCGAGTAGTTGGCGGCGTTCTGGGCATCGAGCGGAAGCACCGGGAGCGTCTTTCGAACCTCGGCCAGACATGCGGTTAGTGCAGCGTCCTCATCTGCAGGGATCGTGGCGTGCTGTCTGACGACCTCCATCCGTGCCACAGCACTCGGGTCTGTGTTGGGTGCGCTGTGATAACCGAACTGGCTGGCCAGGCCGAGGTTGAAGAGGCGGAGCCCGATGTGGTTGTACGACTCGCTCTGGAGCGCTTCGAGATTTCGCCACGGAACAGCCCAGTCGTACCCCTTCTCGGTCATGCACGGGCGCGTGAGGAGGTCCTCCGCGTAGTCCGTCTGGATTGTGTGCGAGTACACGTAGTCATCCAATGGCATCGTCCATTGAGCGATATTCTTCGCTGGGAGTGGCCCTGGATCGGGCCCCTTCTCGTGAGTGCATCCCCACAATGCAGTCGCCACGACAACGGCACACGTCACTCCCAGGCCGACGCGAGCATTCCTCTTCATCCGATTCCCCTTGACTTCAGGTGAGGGGCGGCGCGGATCGCGTCCGCGCCGCCCCAACTGGGTGTTCAGTTTCAGCAGATGAACTGGCCAGAGGACAGGTCGTCGTTGTACCCACCGGAGACCGCAAGATTCGCCCAGCCCGTCTTCTTCGTGGTCCGGATGGCCAGAGTGCCGTAGCGGGCGTCGCGATAGTAGCCCGACGTGCAACTGTTCCCGTTGTTGTAGATCGACGACGCAGAGTCGTTCGCTCCGATCTTTCCGGGAATGTTCACCTCCCCGCTGTACGAACCGTAGTAGTACAGCTGGAAGTCGCTCGCATACGAAGTGAACGCGACGTACCACCCGCCGGAGCCTTGGGTGACGTAGTTGGCATCCGACCAATGGCAGCTAAAGCCGGATGGACAGTTGGAGGCCGCCGCCGAGGC
It encodes the following:
- a CDS encoding agmatine deiminase family protein is translated as MSWRMPAETADHERTWMAFPRAGITLGDDAASAEEAYRAWTDVAHAVAEYEPVTMVVDPSERERAARMLGSHVEQVEAPLDEFWMRDFGPTFVVDDERPGVLGAVDWTFNGWGDPAWSEWRKSAEIARFVAECTGAELVSSVLVNEGGGIHVDGDGTVLLTETVQLDPRRNPYADRARVEAELARTIGATHPIWLPRGLTRDYDEFGTNGHVDIVATIPSPGRLLLHTQRNPKHPDFEVSRELRAFLSGTTDAAGRAWDIVELPAPETLRDEEGFVDWSYVNHLVVNGGIVACGFGEERADAEATEILEAAYPGRRVTMVDSRPIFARGGGIHCITQQQPAVTA
- a CDS encoding amidase, whose translation is MSFDVVETGIAELRRALEAGEVTAVELVDAYQARIDAYDAAGPHLNAVVVRNPDARAEAAASDERRARGETRGPLDGIPYTAKDSYLAAGLTAAAGSPAFEHLIAQRDAFTIERLRAGGAILLGLTNMPPMANGGMQRGVYGRAESPYNGDYLTAAFGSGSSNGSGTATAASFAAFGLGEETWSSGRAPASNNALCAYTPSRGVISVRGNWPLVPTMDVVVPHTRSMADLLEVLDVIVADDAETRGDFWRVQPWVSIPAASALRPDSYPALAGSRSLAGVRVGIPRMYINADDEAGTAEHPGIGGPTGRRIETRPSVIELWEAARRDLEAAGAEVVETDFPVVSNYEGDRPGAPTIATRGLVSPEYLRSEIVDLSAWGWEDFLAANGDPALSTLADVDGARIFPHPEGALPDRYTGFDDDIAEYPAWVREHPGATMESIPHLADGVRGLEETRRVDLEEWMDGLGLDAVVFPAVADVGPADMDVNPASADLGWRNGVWVANGNLVPRHLGIPTVTVSMGTMSDIGMPVGLTFAGRAYDDAALLTLAAAFEATGSRRTEPPRTPRLG
- a CDS encoding D-alanyl-D-alanine carboxypeptidase family protein, which codes for MHPLRLARAAIAASAALALLGGLAGCSAAVAGAPSAPAPARSAVSDSSELTDADGYIPDGSSLPLDSDRPAVTRLDPALRSALNAAAAAAQQERGTAITIADGWRSERYQEYLFAQAVRKYGSEDEALRWAKRGSDSEHVAGRAVDIATADAMDFLSRFGAEWGLCQRYANEAWHFELLTEPGGECPAQDADGRG